From a region of the Gossypium raimondii isolate GPD5lz chromosome 10, ASM2569854v1, whole genome shotgun sequence genome:
- the LOC105777366 gene encoding probable serine/threonine-protein kinase At1g54610 has protein sequence MGCVFGREVSGRPVGREERKREEVGRVSKRSEKGEEVVRDGSNSQRVDEEKAEEEEAAAAAAAAAKARAKRRSSRPNPRLSNPPKHVHGEQVAAGWPSWLSIVAGEAISGWTPRRADSFEKIDKIGQGTYSNVYKARDTLSGKIVALKKVRFDNLEPESVKFMAREIKILRRLDHPNVIKLEGLVTSRMSCSLYLVFEYMEHDLAGLAASPAIKFTESQVKCYMHQLLSGLEHCHNRHVLHRDIKGSNLLIDNGGVLKIADFGLASFFDPNHKQPMTSRVVTLWYRPPELLLGATDYGVGVDLWSAGCILAELLAGRPIMPGRTEVEQLHKIFKLCGSPSDEYWKKSKLPHATIFKPQQSYKRCIAETFKDFPPSSLPLIDTLLAIDPVERLTATAALNSEFFTTKPYACDPSSLPKYPPCKEMDAKLRDEEARRLRAAGRPNAGVKKARPRDRAARAIPAPEANAELQANLDRRRLITHANAKSKSEKFPPPHQDGTLGYPLGSAHPIDPGYDPPDVPFSTSFSYSNKAPIQTWSGPLIDSSAVGAPRRKKHMSGDGHSHSKSTKKDKNSTRI, from the exons ATGGGGTGTGTGTTTGGGAGAGAGGTTTCAGGGAGACCGGTAGGGAGGGAAGAAAGGAAGAGAGAGGAAGTTGGTAGGGTTTCCAAAAGGTCGGAGAAGGGTGAAGAGGTTGTTAGAGATGGAAGTAACAGCCAGAGGGTGGACGAGGAGAAGGCGGAGGAAGAAGAAGCAGCTGCTGCCGCCGCCGCTGCAGCGAAAGCAAGAGCGAAAAGGCGGTCTTCACGGCCGAATCCACGGCTGAGTAACCCACCCAAGCACGTCCACGGCGAACAAGTCGCCGCCGGCTGGCCATCTTGGCTGTCTATCGTCGCCGGTGAAGCCATCAGCGGCTGGACTCCTCGCCGTGCTGATTCTTTTGAGAAGATTGATAAG ATTGGTCAAGGAACATACAGTAATGTGTACAAAGCTAGGGATACTTTGAGTGGGAAGATTGTTGCATTAAAGAAAGTTCGTTTCGATAATTTGGAGCCGGAAAGTGTTAAGTTCATGGCTAGGGAGATTAAGATTTTACGCCGATTGGATCATCCTAATGTGATAAAATTAGAAGGATTGGTGACTTCAAGAATGTCATGTAGTTTGTATCTTGTATTTGAGTATATGGAGCACGATTTGGCCGGACTCGCTGCTAGTCCGGCTATAAAGTTCACCGAGTCTCag GTAAAATGTTATATGCATCAGTTGTTATCGGGGCTCGAACATTGTCACAACCGACATGTATTGCATCGTGATATTAAGGGGTCTAATCTTCTTATTGACAATGGTGGTGTTCTTAAGATAGCGGATTTTGGTTTAGCTTCATTTTTCGATCCTAATCACAAGCAGCCAATGACTAGTAGGGTGGTTACACTTTGGTATCGACCTCCAGAGCTCCTTCTTGGTGCCACAGATTATGGTGTTGGTGTGGATCTCTGGAGTGCTGGTTGCATTTTAGCTGAGTTATTAGCTGGAAGGCCCATCATGCCTGGTCGCACCGAG gtgGAGCAATTACACAAGATATTCAAACTATGCGGCTCTCCTTCAGATGAATATTGGAAAAAGTCAAAGTTGCCACATGCAACCATATTTAAGCCTCAACAATCATATAAACGATGTATAGCTGAAACTTTTAAGGACTTTCCACCATCATCGTTGCCTCTGATTGATACTCTTCTTGCAATTGATCCTGTTGAGCGCCTGACAGCTACAGCCGCATTAAATAGTGAA TTCTTCACGACCAAGCCTTATGCTTGTGATCCTTCCAGCCTTCCAAAATACCCTCCTTGCAAGGAGATGGATGCTAAGCTACGAGATGAAGAAGCTAGAAG ATTGCGAGCTGCTGGAAGACCTAATGCTGGAGTGAAGAAAGCTCGTCCACGTGATCGAGCTGCGCGGGCAATTCCTGCTCCAGAAGCAAATGCTGAGcttcaagccaaccttgat AGACGACGGTTAATAACACATGCAAATGCCAAAAGCAAGAGTGAGAAATTTCCACCTCCACACCAAGATGGAACTCTTGGTTATCCTTTGGGTTCTGCACATCCGATAGATCCTGGTTATGATCCACCCGATGTTCCGTTTAGTACAAGTTTCTCATATTCAAATAAAGCACCAATCCAGACATGGTCTGGCCCTTTGATCGACTCTTCTGCGGTTGGTGCTCCGAGGAGAAAGAAGCACATGTCAGGTGATGGTCATTCACATTCAAAGTCAACTAAGAAAGACAAGAATTCGACTCGAATATAA